In Salvia miltiorrhiza cultivar Shanhuang (shh) chromosome 4, IMPLAD_Smil_shh, whole genome shotgun sequence, the DNA window AAGAAGCTCAATATTTATGAAGGGAAATATCAGGTTTTGTCAAGTAGATACCTAATGTAGGAACATAGTCTTCTTTCAAATAAGTCTTGTATGCCATGTATTAAATGTCAAAAGACAATATACATAGTGTTGCATTCAAATTGTGTTCATTACTCCCATTTATTACTAAAATTTGCAATTAGGAAGAAATATCTAAATCCTCAGAGTGTAGAGAAACTAAGATGATCAAACAAAATAGAAGCAGGTGCTGCTCAACTGAAGTTCAGCAAACTCAACTTTCGCTATCTCTTCTGCTAATTCCAATGCAGGAAACATGATCTACATCTCCAGTTACCAATTGTAGCCCAAGACCTTTAAAGAAGCTACGAGCCTCTTCATTGGTCATGATCCTTATAGTTACACTTTTATTGAGTTTATAACTAATAAACTCCCCTAATAATCCTCCTAGACTCCTAGTGAAATGATAAGTCTACAAACCAAAAGATTGTTCATTGAAGTTTACCTTCTTTTCTTGATATTTGATGGGCAGCTTTCCAAAAGACGGGATAAAAATTgtgtaaaaaaatataaacatgcaTTAAATATACAACTGAAGATTgaaaaaaacatttaaaattGTCTCTGACCTTCTTTAAACATAAAACAATTGGAAGGCCCCGAGACTTAGACCTAGAGCTTCTCTTTCCCTTTGCGTTTGCAGATGGAATTTGAGGGAGGACTATGCCACCATATTTTCTAATGAGACTGTcaatttccttttccttttgCTGAGAGAATCCAGTAAGCAAAAATTCCATGTATTGAAATATCaaccttttcttcttcttatccAAGTTCACTCTTAAAAATTTGTCCATCTGTTGAGCTCTAGACTCAAGATGAGCACTGGATCTAGTTAACCTTTTTGCAGCTCTAGTAGAATAGCCTGCAAAGATGTTCAAAGTCATTAATGTAGAACTATCagcaaatcaaatttatatgtcATGTGAAAGTTGGGATCTCTCTTACAAGGTTTTGATGCAGTTTGCAATTTCCAAGCTTTTTTGTTGTCTGGAATATTAGTTTCCTTTTCAGAAAAGTGAACTCGTTTCTGTGTTGGTTGCTTTTGGGCACTTTGATTTTCACATTGTAATAGCTTTGGCTGAAGGTTCTCACAGGGCAAGTGCTTCACCAAGTTTTCTGGTTGTGCTGTCCCAATTGGATTTTCTTCAACAAAATTTTGCTTACAATAAATAGAAGCATGGAAGTGGGACTCTGTTCTGTAGTTAACTACAGGAGATAGACTCCAAGcactattttctttatttagaaTTTGTAGTTCAGGCCCAGCCTTCACAGCTTCTTCCCTACTTCTAGAATTTGACTCCTGGAAAGTCAACTTAAAGTTCTTCTCCATCAGAAATGAATGTTTCTCATGACTATCTCTTCCAGAAAGCGTAGTGTGGCTGGGCAACAACACACTATAATCCCTAAGAGAAGCTGATCGCCTAGAAACTTTATTCCCTGAGTCATTGTTATCAGCTGTTTGCCTGGCAATATTTTCCTCTTCAGCTGGTATATTCTGAAAATAAGGGGCGCCCAGCACATTGTCTTTCTTATATTCAGTAGTTATAGGAACAACTGGGTCTCTGTAGTTTAGAGTTGGTGAGGAACATAGGTTTTCAGGAATACTAGATGGCACAACAGAGCAAAGGGGGTCCACCAAAGATTTGTCTTTCTTATATTCAATTGTAATAGGAACAATTGGGTCTCTGAGGTTTAGAGTTGGTGAGGAACATAGATTTTCAGGAATACTAGATGGCACAACAGAGCAAAGGGGGTCCACCAAAGATGCACTTGAAGATCCCACATCTTGAGAAAGTAACATCCCATCATTTCCTCGGTTAGAGAAATTTTCACTACGTATGCTCAGTTGAGAAGCTTTTACAGCCTGTTTATCATGATTCTGGACAAAGGAGTTCACATCTGGAGCAGTACATGCAGATTCTGAAAAAAAGCTTGTCTGACCAACAAAAGGTTTTGGAATGCTGTATTTCTTAGTGGCGCATATCACTTCATTCTGCAAACATAGATGTACATAAGAAAAGCAAAAGAGGGAAAGTTAAAACTAAGTTTAAGGAAGAAGAGATAAACAAAAGCACTAATTGTTAAGGAACAACATTCCCTatatatgagaaaaaaaatgagatgaCTTGTCACTCTCCTCTTTCCAAATTGTTGCTTTAGTTTTACCAATGCATGTCTTAAGAATTTCAATTCAGATCAGTTAAAGCATTTCCTTGAGGCTATGAAGAGCCTGTACTTCTAATTCAATTCAGTTTTGTACTAGTAAACCATATGACAAGTTACTAATGAATACCGTAAGAGAAACTCAAATGATGGATTTTATGGTTAAACATATCAGAAGGTACTAAGTGAGAAAGAACTCCACAAAGTGCTTACTTGCTAAATTACGTTCAACTAAAAATTACGTAGTCAAGAGGTTTCTTGTGCAAAGATGTTCAAATTGTCAGAGACCATAATTCGATGATGATAGtttgataggaaaaaaaatccAACTTCAACTAATACTTACGTTGCTTGACCAACCACCAAGCCAGCGGCTCTGGAACCTTTGTCGAACTATATTTGGTTGACAATAATCTTTTTCtgcaaagagaagagaaattgACTAGTTGTAATTCCTTTAGTATTTTTTTCTCAGATCAAATAAAAGAAAGGGAATAGGAAAATTGAACTGTACCCCCATCTCGAAGACTCATAATAGGAGAAGAGCTCACATAACTTTCACGTGGATTGTTTTCTGGTGTGACTGTGTTGACTTCCTGAAGATTGGAGGAAACAGTGATCAGTACATTGTACAAAACTAAAGATGCTGAAAGTTCTCCATTAAGCATTTGTATATTTAATAAATAGTCAAATCACAATAAAACAAAAGGAAAATTCTACATGCAATCAAAGTTTATTTAAAACTGCACCACAGAACTTTGAGGTTATCAGAAATAGGATATGCTTTCCACTCACTGAGTACAATTTTGTTCAAGCCTCATCAAACATTTGAGCTAGTCAACAATTTACTAATTAAAATGTACAAAGtacctctcaaaaaaaaaaaaatgtacgaAGTTACCATGTAACTCAATTCTGATGATTGCCATAGAAAACCAGGATAGCTGCAGCCAGTGGATTAAATAGCAACAGAGAAGCTAAGGTTTTACGATACATCGAATTTTTCAGAAGTGGCAACATTTGCTCAAAACTGAAACCTACTCCCCAGTGGCTGCAGATCAGAAAGAGAAAAGTAACACACACATCAACTGGATCTTGTGAGGCAGGATAACTTATATTGTCAGGGAAACTTTCAATGCTACACCAAGTGAATGTGCACCGGAGGCGTTTCACCAGAAATGGAATTCATGTACTCTGATATAATGTTTAATATGCATCTTGCCAACAATAAGCTAAGGTAAAAAATTGAAAGAACAGCCTGTGTATATGAATTCTTATCTAGATATCAAATTGCTTCATTGTACTATTGCCCTCCGGCCTCCCCTGAACTTTACAAATAAAAGCCTGCCTAACATGCAATGGACATGGTTTATTGAAACATACACAGCAAACTGTCAACAGAGAAATTTGAATTGGGATTAGAATTTTTCTAACCTCTTCTGAAACTGAAGGATGGCAGTGTGCCGGAAAATTAACAGCCCTCGAGCGATCATTGCAGTGTCCAGCATCAGTGCCCTGATCACAAGCTGGACTACAATCTACATTCTCTTGTGCATCACTGCCACTATATATGGCAGCCAAATCCTTTCTCAATTGTATGTCATTGTCAAAATTATAGATACCAGGATTGTCATAAATTCTGGCAGAAGCAATGGTATTCATATGTTCTACTTCTTCATTATGCTCAGATTCCAAAGTATCCTTAACATGAGATATACTTAACTCATTTCCAGGCAACTCACTTAAGTGAATCCCAGCATCTTCATACACACTTTCCATAGATATATCATCCAAGTCAGATAAATAATCCATATCACTTGTCACGGAAAATGAGTTAGCAAAGGTGTTTTTCCAGACTTCCAACCGTGCTTGTTTTAGCTTAAGAGAAGCTTCAAGTATGGCTGAAGCTGAGGAAGATTTTTCAAGTGAATCACTGTCGATCAATTCATTAATTACCAGTGCTTCAGATGCTGCAATACACAGCTCTACGGCATCAGAAGCAGCTCCAGAGAAATGTACATTGTCATTAAGCTTCAGCAATTCGATTTTTTTATCATCTCTCTCCAACTCTACCGTTTGAGTGCAGTTTACTGCACCAGCATGCGGATATGTACTTAAATTAGCATTCTTCTGAATTTTTAAAGTTCCGAGAGGTTGAGCCACAGCAGGATAATTAGGCTCTGTTTCACATGCATCATTACTTAGAGCTGCATTTTCTGAATCGCCATCTGACGACAGACAAAGATGAAAATGTACCACcttcagaaagaaaaaaaaaagaatgtaaCGATTACGCACATAATATGTTTTTCACTGGGCAAAGAGTGTACTATGAAGCATAAATTTTCACAATAATGACCAAGAACAAAGTCCTAGAATACAGTCTAAAGGTGTCCAACAACCTATGGGACAATATGCGAAACATAGCATATTACCCCCAAACATAAAAATGTATGTGGCTTCAGCTTAATGGTTCCAAAGAAACTAATATAACTCAAATAGACAGAAGAAGACTGTCTATTAAGATTTAGCAGAACTAAAGtttcttgaatttattttttcactagAAACAGCAACATAACCTCATAAGCACGAACACTATTTTAGCAGTATGCCTGAGAATAATATAACGTCAGATGTATATACCAGTCTCAGTTACAGTTTAGAACCTttataatcataaaataaacaCTCTAGATATCATCAAGCTTAAACAGGAGAAGAGCTAGGCACCTAACCTTTTCTGATCTATTAAAGCAGCCTAAAATAAGGCATCTTTTTAGGCATCAGTTAATGCTGGTGATATATTATAGGATAGATGGCATAACAGAGAAATAGAGGAAGAATGTGAGAATAAAAGTTCCAATGTAAGATCATCATTCTGCCATTAAATGCATACAAGGTCTACCTCTTTGTCACTCTCTTTAAATAGATTTCGAACATAAGATTGGGAACAGAAAAAACCCATAGTCACGGACAATCTCCACCCATCTATTGTAAGAAAGTTAAAGGAAAACTAAATCCAAATTACCGGAAGAAACTTACATCGTTAGCAGATTGAGCACAACTGAAGGGTGAACTGTCAGTCCCGGATATAAATAATTGACCAACATTACATCCACCTTTGTCCCTCAATGAATCTCCACTGTTAAAGTCTCTTAATTCCTGTTAAAATATATCGATGAGATTATGACTCCTGGAGATAAAGTTTCAAGTAGAATATGAGATAACTAATTTGCACTTCATAAATCAAAAGAGATCTGGCATTTGTCTGCAGCCGAAACAACAAGCTGAATTTGTGACATTACTTCTATTAAGTTGCCAGGATATAAAGAACACAACAAAACCATTTCATTCCTTTCCATGCTTTTGCAGCATCCCAATACTAACGCTGTCTAATCTTTCAAACTTCCATATTGCAACAGCTACTTCAACAAATAGTATTCACTTCACTACTCAAAGCCATAAACATCTTCATTTTAAAAGTTGTGCAGCTTGATCAATAGCACTAATTCGAGCTAGCATTGACCAAGTGAGAAATGTAGGCCGCTAAAGCATTCCTACATCTAAAAAAACAGAAACCGGCCAACTTCGAAAGTCGCAAACACCTAGTAAATGCAGCAATTAGTTTGACAAAACATATAACAGAAGTTCTTCTTTCACAGAACCTCAACACGCTTCTCAAATGTAATGTGATCTTCCTTCGTGCTCTCAACATCCAACCATTCGTCATTGCCTTGCTGAAGCCAACCAGGCAACCACGCATCCTCCTGCCAGAAGCCCGAAATAAGCCGCGAGTTTAGCATATGCCAAATACAAAGTGAATTTCTTCAGATTAGGAACAAGCATAAAAGCAGACTATAGAACGTAGTTATAGTCACGAATGGCGCACAGAAAGTTTAGAAACCGAGATACCTTAACCTGAACAAGAACTTACTTATCAAGAAAGAGAGATACAGATGCGACCACACAAAAAATTTCGCAATTTCACACGGTACATTGAAAACATAGGTAATAATGACGAGCAATATTTTGACGATACCAAAAAAATGGAATAAATCTTACCTCAGAGAATTGTGGAGGGCGAAAACCGGGTAATCTGCCCATAGGGTAGTTTGGGGGCAAATATAACTTAGTATGCCGTCGTTGAAGTGCAATTCCGGCGCCGGCGGGTGGTTTTAGGAGCGACGAATTTTGGCGCCAAGGTAAAGTTTCCCGGGAAACTGAAGTAGTGGAagaaatattttccttttttcagAAATGAAAAAACAGAAGAAAAATAAGGCCCAACCCAATAATCAATCAATCAATTTATAGAAAACAAATACCCTATTCTGTCTCTCCCGCCCCGCCACCTTTCTCAatctctcattctctcttccGCCgtcctctccttctctctctggGTATCAACAAGTTCGAGATGGTAGTGAGAGAAGACGACCCAGCTTTGTTCAATGATTTACTGGAGAAAGGGTATGCCAACTTATCGGTGCAAATGCTTCTTGTCTATTATGATTTCGATATTTGGTCACTTTAATTTTGTGTAACTAGACTGGGAATTGATAAACAAGCTCTTGCGGCCCCGGTGAAGAATGCAGTTGACAAGTTCCAATTAGTCCCTGAATTCTTGAAggtatcatattttttt includes these proteins:
- the LOC131022471 gene encoding uncharacterized protein LOC131022471 isoform X1, with the protein product MGRLPGFRPPQFSEEDAWLPGWLQQGNDEWLDVESTKEDHITFEKRVEELRDFNSGDSLRDKGGCNVGQLFISGTDSSPFSCAQSANDVVHFHLCLSSDGDSENAALSNDACETEPNYPAVAQPLGTLKIQKNANLSTYPHAGAVNCTQTVELERDDKKIELLKLNDNVHFSGAASDAVELCIAASEALVINELIDSDSLEKSSSASAILEASLKLKQARLEVWKNTFANSFSVTSDMDYLSDLDDISMESVYEDAGIHLSELPGNELSISHVKDTLESEHNEEVEHMNTIASARIYDNPGIYNFDNDIQLRKDLAAIYSGSDAQENVDCSPACDQGTDAGHCNDRSRAVNFPAHCHPSVSEEEVNTVTPENNPRESYVSSSPIMSLRDGEKDYCQPNIVRQRFQSRWLGGWSSNNEVICATKKYSIPKPFVGQTSFFSESACTAPDVNSFVQNHDKQAVKASQLSIRSENFSNRGNDGMLLSQDVGSSSASLVDPLCSVVPSSIPENLCSSPTLNLRDPIVPITIEYKKDKSLVDPLCSVVPSSIPENLCSSPTLNYRDPVVPITTEYKKDNVLGAPYFQNIPAEEENIARQTADNNDSGNKVSRRSASLRDYSVLLPSHTTLSGRDSHEKHSFLMEKNFKLTFQESNSRSREEAVKAGPELQILNKENSAWSLSPVVNYRTESHFHASIYCKQNFVEENPIGTAQPENLVKHLPCENLQPKLLQCENQSAQKQPTQKRVHFSEKETNIPDNKKAWKLQTASKPCYSTRAAKRLTRSSAHLESRAQQMDKFLRVNLDKKKKRLIFQYMEFLLTGFSQQKEKEIDSLIRKYGGIVLPQIPSANAKGKRSSRSKSRGLPIVLCLKKIQSVKFLYGCAVNAHVLRVNWLIDSIAAGFVLQPNRYMILPRNISRNDQVYTAVKYNIHSLVFNNLGVMLHGKTKYFTNITTIVKHGGGQVFKTLQSLIQTLESGRISMAVLVAEEETCASRHLRHCAMEQNIHVTSIYWIIKCLYAGHLIPLEEKGNSWRPPAIQLQRHLEPMELSQEI
- the LOC131022471 gene encoding uncharacterized protein LOC131022471 isoform X2, encoding MGRLPGFRPPQFSEEDAWLPGWLQQGNDEWLDVESTKEDHITFEKRVEELRDFNSGDSLRDKGGCNVGQLFISGTDSSPFSCAQSANDVVHFHLCLSSDGDSENAALSNDACETEPNYPAVAQPLGTLKIQKNANLSTYPHAGAVNCTQTVELERDDKKIELLKLNDNVHFSGAASDAVELCIAASEALVINELIDSDSLEKSSSASAILEASLKLKQARLEVWKNTFANSFSVTSDMDYLSDLDDISMESVYEDAGIHLSELPGNELSISHVKDTLESEHNEEVEHMNTIASARIYDNPGIYNFDNDIQLRKDLAAIYSGSDAQENVDCSPACDQGTDAGHCNDRSRAVNFPAHCHPSVSEEEVNTVTPENNPRESYVSSSPIMSLRDGEKDYCQPNIVRQRFQSRWLGGWSSNNEVICATKKYSIPKPFVGQTSFFSESACTAPDVNSFVQNHDKQAVKASQLSIRSENFSNRGNDGMLLSQDVGSSSASLVDPLCSVVPSSIPENLCSSPTLNLRDPIVPITIEYKKDKSLVDPLCSVVPSSIPENLCSSPTLNYRDPVVPITTEYKKDNVLGAPYFQNIPAEEENIARQTADNNDSGNKVSRRSASLRDYSVLLPSHTTLSGRDSHEKHSFLMEKNFKLTFQESNSRSREEAVKAGPELQILNKENSAWSLSPVVNYRTESHFHASIYCKQNFVEENPIGTAQPENLVKHLPCENLQPKLLQCENQSAQKQPTQKRVHFSEKETNIPDNKKAWKLQTASKPCYSTRAAKRLTRSSAHLESRAQQMDKFLRVNLDKKKKRLIFQYMEFLLTGFSQQKEKEIDSLIRKYGGIVLPQIPSANAKGKRSSRSKSRGLPIVLCLKKCGNV